In Achromobacter xylosoxidans A8, a single window of DNA contains:
- a CDS encoding IclR family transcriptional regulator, with protein sequence MARPAGKVEKNAEQAPAAARRGIQSIEVGFRILDVIRKAGRPLPLKEIADACELTVPNVHYYLVSFQKVGVVQQHADTGHYGLGPYALRLGLAALEQFDVFTTARPIMAEVAAITGHTVFLGVWGNKGPTIVYRVEGARSRPLLELRVGSVLPLLSSALGRNFLAHLPEASTRELLEQEMATAGADAYGVAGRPYTQKDVQAIREEVLQHHLSRCRDALLPHFTSLSAPIFDMLGEMKAAITLMGPVGAIDDDLQSDTARLLSEKARSISATAGWVEPQAR encoded by the coding sequence ATGGCAAGGCCCGCCGGCAAGGTAGAAAAGAACGCGGAACAGGCGCCTGCCGCCGCGCGCAGGGGCATCCAGTCGATCGAAGTGGGGTTCCGGATCCTGGACGTCATCCGCAAGGCCGGCCGCCCCCTGCCCCTGAAGGAAATCGCCGACGCCTGTGAATTGACGGTACCCAACGTCCACTACTACCTGGTCAGCTTCCAGAAGGTGGGCGTGGTGCAGCAGCACGCGGATACCGGCCACTACGGCCTGGGACCTTATGCCTTGCGGCTGGGTCTGGCGGCCCTGGAGCAGTTCGACGTGTTCACCACCGCCCGGCCCATCATGGCCGAAGTGGCCGCGATCACCGGCCACACCGTGTTCCTTGGCGTGTGGGGCAACAAGGGCCCGACCATCGTCTACCGCGTCGAAGGCGCCCGCAGCCGCCCCCTGCTGGAACTGCGCGTGGGCAGCGTGCTGCCGTTGCTGTCATCCGCGCTGGGCCGCAACTTCCTGGCCCACTTGCCGGAAGCCAGCACGCGCGAACTGCTGGAGCAGGAAATGGCCACGGCCGGGGCAGACGCATATGGCGTTGCCGGCAGGCCCTACACCCAGAAAGACGTACAGGCCATCCGCGAGGAAGTGCTCCAGCACCACCTCAGCCGCTGCCGCGATGCGCTGCTGCCGCACTTCACGTCGCTGTCGGCGCCCATTTTCGACATGCTGGGCGAGATGAAGGCGGCCATCACGCTGATGGGCCCCGTGGGCGCCATCGACGATGATCTGCAATCCGATACAGCGCGGCTGCTCAGTGAAAAAGCGCGCTCGATTTCGGCCACGGCGGGTTGGGTGGAACCGCAGGCGCGCTAG